The window CCATGCCGGACATGTCCGGCATGGACCACTCTCCGAATTAAGCCCGAACTAAGGAAGACAACCAAGATGCGTAACTTCATTCCCTTCGCGATCGCCGCCGCCATGCTGGTTTCCGCCGGCGCCGCTTCCGCCCAGGCCGCCGATCCCCACGCGGGTCATGGCGCGATGGTTATGGCTGCGCCTGCTTCAGCCGGCGTGGTGACCTCGCCGGCCGACGGCTCCATGTCCTCGAGCGCGCCCACGGCCTTCAGCATCACCTTTCCCCATGCGATGACCTTGAAGTCCCTGACGCTGGCGACGGACGGCGGTCGTCCGGCGGCCGTTCCGGTCCAGGCCGCGGCAGGCACGAAGGCGACAGTCTCCCTGCCTGCGCTTGGAAAGGGCAATCACGTTCTGGCCTGGTCGGCCGAGGGCGCCGACGGCCACGCTATGAGCGGGGTCGCCCGCTTCATGGTCCACTAGAAACTTCCCTCGCTCCGGTCGGTTCGGGCCCGTCATGGCCCGGCCGACTGGAGCTTCCAGAGCGATCTTGACTTGTTGATGCTCTAAGCGTGTAACCTGACCGTGTGATGTGGAACCTTCTCCGCACAGTTCTGCTCGTCTTTGCCCTGGCCGGATTTTTCGGCCAGTCGACGGCTCATGCCATGCCGATCCAGCTGTTTCACAACGCCGGGGTCGGGGCGGAGGCGATGGACTGCGCCGAGACCATGGACATGGCCGGCGACACGACCGGAAATCCCGGCGACTGCTGCAAGGACATGACGCCGGAGTGCGTCGCCAAGATGGGCTGCGCCGCCGTAGCCGCGCCCTTGCCGCCACTGGTCCTGATCCCGCCCCCCGTCGCGCCGCTATTGATCGCCTTCGTGAATTTGAACATCACGCGGGAAGGGGCCGGGCCGGCGCCGCTATTTTCTCCTCCGCAACAGCAGGGCTGAACCGCCCCTTGGTTTGATCGGCCGCGCCCCACGGCGGGTCCTGTCACGCCCATGGAAAGCCATGCCCCCTGCGTCGCGCCGTTCACGGCCGACGCCTGCTGTTCCGAAGGAAGATTTCATGCTCCCCCGTTTCAAACCGGCGGCCAGGGCGACCGTGCTTGCGCTCGCCGCCGCCAGCCTGTCAGGGGCTGCGGCGGCCCGGGCCGAGCCCCTGACGTTCGAGGCCGCCATGGCCCGCGCGGCGTCGGACGCGCCTGATCTGCGCGCCAGCGCCCTTGGCGTCGATGCAGCCCGTGCGGCCGTGGTCGCGGCCGGGCGGCTGCCCGATCCAAGCCTCAAATTCGGACTGGACGGCTTTCCCGTGACCGGGCCCATGGCCGGGCGGTTCGGTGAAGACGACTTCACCGCCCTGCGGGTCGGCGTCGAGCAGGAGCTGCCCAGCCGGGCGCGCCGTCGCGCCGAGCGCGGCCTGGCCGAGGCCGCCATCGGCGTGGCGGTGGCCGACAACGCCACGGCGCTGCGCGAGGTGCGGATCGCGGCGGGCCTGGCCTGGATCGATCTCTATTATTCGGGTCGCAAGCTGGCCGCCGTGGACGAGGTCCTGGCGACGCTTCAACCGCTTTGGGACGCCGCGCCGTCCGGGGTGGCGTCGGGGGCGGATCGTCCGGCCATGGCCCTGGCGCCGATCCAGTTGAAGGCGGCGTTGGACGATCGGCGCAGCCGGCTGGTCGCCGAGAGGGAGGCCGCGCGCGCCGCATTGACCCGCTGGACCGGCGATCCGGCCCCCACAACGGACGGCGCGCCGCCGTCAGATGCGCCGGACCCGTCGGCCTTGCGCATGGGCCTCGAGGACCTGCCCATGCTGAAGGCTTACGAGGCCGAAGACCGGCGGGCTAAGGCCGAACTCGACCTGGCCCGGGCCGGACGGCGTCCGGACTGGTCGGTCGAGGCCAGCTATCAGCGCCGCGACCCCGCGTTCGGCGACATGGTCTCGGTGGGCGCCAGCGTGCGCCTGCCGCTGTTTCAGCGACAACGTCAGGAGCCTTTGATCGCAGCGCGGTCCGCCGACGCGCGGCGGGTCAGCGCCGAACGTGAGGGGACGCGCCGCCAACTGGAGGCGGACCTGCAGCGCGATCTGGCCCAACACGCCATGGACCACGATCAGTGGACCCGGGCGCGCGACATCGTCCTGCCGGCCGTCATGCAACAGTCCGACCTGGAGACCGCCGCCTATGCCGCGGGTCGGATCGGGATCTCCGAAATCGTCCAGGCCTTCACCGCCGTGGCCAACGCCCGGCTGGACGCGCTGGACAAGGAGGCGGCGGTGATGCGCCACGCCGCCGAAATCACCCTGACCTATGGGAGCGGCCGATGAGCGGGTTCAGCTATAATCGTCTCGGCGTCGCCCTGGGCGCTCTGGTGCTGGTGGGGATCGGCGTCGGGACCGGCGTGGTGATCGGTCAGCGATCCAGCGGCCCCGGCGGCGAGGGGGCTCCTGCCGCAGACGAGGCAGGAGGCCGCAAGGTCCTCTACTACTATGACCCGATGTATCCGGATCGAAAGTTCGACAAGCCGGGCCCGTCGCCCTTCATGGACATGCCCCTGGTCGCCAAGTACGCCGACGAGGGCGGGGCTGGCGCAGCGTCCAGCGGCGTGCGTATCGATCCGGCCTTGACCCAGAACCTGGGGGTTCGGTTCGCGACGGCGCGGATGGGAACCCTGGGCGGCGACCTGAACGCCACGGCCGTGATCGACTACAATCAGCGGGATGTGGCGATCGTGCAGTCG of the Brevundimonas pondensis genome contains:
- a CDS encoding TolC family protein: MLPRFKPAARATVLALAAASLSGAAAARAEPLTFEAAMARAASDAPDLRASALGVDAARAAVVAAGRLPDPSLKFGLDGFPVTGPMAGRFGEDDFTALRVGVEQELPSRARRRAERGLAEAAIGVAVADNATALREVRIAAGLAWIDLYYSGRKLAAVDEVLATLQPLWDAAPSGVASGADRPAMALAPIQLKAALDDRRSRLVAEREAARAALTRWTGDPAPTTDGAPPSDAPDPSALRMGLEDLPMLKAYEAEDRRAKAELDLARAGRRPDWSVEASYQRRDPAFGDMVSVGASVRLPLFQRQRQEPLIAARSADARRVSAEREGTRRQLEADLQRDLAQHAMDHDQWTRARDIVLPAVMQQSDLETAAYAAGRIGISEIVQAFTAVANARLDALDKEAAVMRHAAEITLTYGSGR
- a CDS encoding copper resistance protein CopC; amino-acid sequence: MRNFIPFAIAAAMLVSAGAASAQAADPHAGHGAMVMAAPASAGVVTSPADGSMSSSAPTAFSITFPHAMTLKSLTLATDGGRPAAVPVQAAAGTKATVSLPALGKGNHVLAWSAEGADGHAMSGVARFMVH